A genomic region of Rhizomicrobium sp. contains the following coding sequences:
- a CDS encoding LysR family transcriptional regulator: protein MTRLTIRIDFADGTQLGPGKVRLLELVAETGSIRKAAARMKMSYRRAWLLLKALDDMFGEKLSETATGGKDGGGARLSPLGRTVVARYRRVESAAGGAAARDLKALANALASQRKGRRSAPQRGKKFERKPA from the coding sequence ATGACGCGCCTGACGATTCGCATCGACTTCGCCGACGGCACACAGCTCGGCCCCGGCAAGGTACGGCTCCTGGAGCTGGTGGCGGAGACCGGCTCGATCCGCAAAGCCGCGGCCCGCATGAAGATGAGCTATCGCCGCGCCTGGCTGCTTCTGAAGGCGCTGGACGATATGTTCGGCGAGAAGCTGTCCGAGACCGCAACCGGCGGCAAGGACGGCGGAGGGGCCCGCCTGTCGCCCCTGGGACGCACCGTGGTCGCGCGGTACCGGCGGGTGGAGAGCGCGGCTGGCGGCGCTGCGGCCCGGGACCTGAAAGCCCTGGCCAATGCCTTGGCGTCCCAGCGGAAAGGCCGAAGATCGGCGCCGCAGCGCGGCAAGAAATTCGAAAGGAAGCCGGCTTAA
- the pstS gene encoding phosphate ABC transporter substrate-binding protein PstS produces MRISFKLIATALAGIAFAATAAVAAEISGAGATFPYPIYAKWAQAYKGVSGVGLNYQSIGSGGGIAQIKARTVTFGASDMPLPAAQLNAAGLVQFPTVIGGIVAVYNIPGVAAGQLVLDGATLANIYLGHIVRWDDPAIKKLNPGVNLPSQAIAVVHRSDGSGTTFVYSTYLSRVSGEWKTNVGANTSVDWPLGIGAKGNEGVAGNVAQTAGSIGYVEYAYALQNHLKYARMQNKDGKLVEPSLATFGAAGSHADWASAAQNNFYIILVDQPGADSWPITATTYILMYKQPSDLAASAETLKFFKWAYANGDDAAKSLIYVPLPDNAVQAIEASWKQIQGSGQ; encoded by the coding sequence ATGAGAATTTCGTTCAAACTAATCGCCACGGCGCTCGCGGGCATCGCGTTCGCCGCGACGGCCGCGGTCGCCGCGGAAATTTCCGGCGCGGGCGCGACCTTTCCCTATCCGATCTACGCCAAATGGGCCCAGGCCTATAAGGGCGTGAGCGGCGTCGGCCTGAACTACCAGTCGATCGGCTCCGGCGGCGGCATCGCGCAGATCAAGGCGCGCACCGTCACCTTCGGCGCCTCCGACATGCCCCTGCCGGCGGCCCAGCTCAACGCGGCCGGCCTGGTGCAGTTCCCCACCGTGATCGGCGGCATCGTGGCCGTCTACAACATCCCGGGCGTCGCCGCCGGCCAGCTCGTGCTGGACGGTGCGACCCTGGCCAACATCTATCTCGGCCACATCGTTCGCTGGGACGATCCGGCGATCAAGAAGCTCAACCCGGGCGTGAACCTTCCGAGCCAGGCGATCGCCGTCGTGCATCGTTCGGACGGATCGGGCACGACCTTCGTGTACTCGACCTATCTGTCGCGCGTCAGCGGCGAGTGGAAGACCAATGTCGGCGCGAACACCTCGGTCGATTGGCCGCTCGGCATCGGCGCCAAGGGCAATGAGGGCGTCGCCGGCAATGTGGCGCAGACCGCGGGTTCGATCGGCTATGTCGAATACGCCTATGCCCTGCAGAACCATCTGAAATACGCCCGCATGCAGAACAAGGACGGCAAGCTCGTCGAGCCGTCGCTTGCCACCTTCGGCGCGGCCGGCTCGCATGCGGATTGGGCGTCCGCGGCGCAGAACAACTTCTACATCATCCTCGTCGACCAGCCCGGCGCCGATTCCTGGCCGATCACGGCGACGACCTACATCCTGATGTACAAGCAGCCGTCCGATCTGGCGGCCTCGGCCGAGACGCTGAAGTTCTTCAAATGGGCCTACGCCAATGGCGACGACGCGGCGAAGAGTCTGATCTACGTGCCGCTGCCGGACAACGCGGTGCAGGCGATCGAAGCCAGCTGGAAGCAGATCCAGGGCTCGGGACAGTAA